The Nocardia sp. NBC_01503 sequence TTTCGTTCCGGTTGGGGTAACTCGTCGGGGACGCCCGAAATCGGTGTCGTGTCTGACCGGACTACGCGTGAGGGTCGTTCCACGGCTCTCGGCCGTGCGCCGAAGTCACAGGGAGGCGGGACCGTAGAAGGGGTCGGCGTAGCGGAATTCGCCCTTGATCTCGGAGTCGTAGGCGGCCAGTGGGCGAACCTGGAAATGCGAGGTCCACTCCGGTTGATCGGGGACGATGCCGAGCCGGGTGCCCGGGACGAAGCCGAAGCGCGGGTAGTAGTCGAGGTGGCCGAGCAGTCCGACCAGGGGCTCGTCGAGGGCGTCGGCCGCGCCCAGCACCGCGTGCATGAGGGCCGAGCCGACGCCGTGGCGCTGTGCGTCCGCCCGCACCCCGATCGGGCCGAGGGCGAGCACCGGGAACGGTCCGATACCGGCCCGGGTGAGGCAGACGTGGCCGACGATGTCGTCGTGTGATTCGGCCACCATGGACAGGGTCGGCATCCAGCCGGAGTGGTCGCGGAGCAGCCGGACCAGCCCGACCTCGGGCGGATCGGCGGTGGGTGCGGTGGGGTCCGGCGGGCGGTCGCCATTGGCGTTCGCGTATTCGCGTGCGAAGGCGCTGCGGTGCACCGCGTCGATCGCGGCGGCGTCGCCGGTTCGTTCACGACGGATCAGCACAAGTACGAGTGTGCGCGACAGCGGTGGTGACTCGCAACGAAATTCCGTATTGATGGCAAACTCACTGCTCATGGCTGAGATTTCCCGTCGAGACGTGGCCGCGATGATCGACCACACCCTGCTCGCCCCCGAAGCAACCGCTTCGGATGTCGACGCGCTGATCGATGAGGCACGCGAACTAGGCGTGTTGGCAGTGTGCGTCTCACCGTCCATGTTGCCCGTGCGCGCGCCCGGACTCGTGGTGGCGGCCGTCGCGGGATTTCCCTCCGGCAAACATCATTCGCTGGTGAAGGGCGCGGAGGCGCGGCTCGCGGTGGAGCAGGGCGCGAACGAGGTCG is a genomic window containing:
- a CDS encoding GNAT family N-acetyltransferase; this encodes MLIRRERTGDAAAIDAVHRSAFAREYANANGDRPPDPTAPTADPPEVGLVRLLRDHSGWMPTLSMVAESHDDIVGHVCLTRAGIGPFPVLALGPIGVRADAQRHGVGSALMHAVLGAADALDEPLVGLLGHLDYYPRFGFVPGTRLGIVPDQPEWTSHFQVRPLAAYDSEIKGEFRYADPFYGPASL